Proteins encoded together in one Anopheles darlingi chromosome 3, idAnoDarlMG_H_01, whole genome shotgun sequence window:
- the LOC125954900 gene encoding phosphatidate phosphatase LPIN3 isoform X2 translates to MNSLVSLLSNFKEFYSEINGATLTGAIDVVVVEQPDGSYQSSPFHVRFGKLGVLRSREKVVDIELNGEPVELQMKLGDSGEAFFVEECDEDDSEVPAHMATSPIPSHSYLTNYDGDGECSGGSMFKGATGTNDLGGSVGPVEPGEGMVMMVGIAASTAAAAAAATVITESNVAALAEAEEPMLRPRRNSVDLSNENADQERAKFENQRSEYRTRRHTDNVTNRPDLSLTKREYTMQKLRQEWEAAAEAEQEQIFHMEGLDDEASSADWRNSTLLPAANNALGDGVSRQDNQLDEKQFKPINAQPSVATGGPVEITSTINPSATAEGAMDSKSKKKRRKKSILKKKNAQRKGSIGSSSGGGSNHSDQNDVTETDSQTISVSQVTISSTSNGSTQDVNNGTAQSSKEEETNVSSNPIKEGRETPDPCATVLTASHHTELDIHFFSDTDIGTGVSPQQSRPSTPIQSDTEFEMSQRAKTETADERLLYDSWKWGELPTKPDAKTGDLEGNTSSSKQAQHNSMLNGLMSFMKYNNKKKRQSVPDGLYLSDLDKLREPEVAQLYFPPLSMLKQQQQNRTGGSGDDEDRESGNGTSIPHSPTSMEEGSGGSKGIDSDFDEHNSRSRENQAAQEDSFTGKGRQSTETIALSMCGGLDSTAGGPSDEEFERHRLQYSNVLADPSVFAAPELVVRVDGKYYSFAEACPRVMTLLAFQKTLPDVVLGSKKMESSGILSDPEHNNVEKTQTVSEIQQPTQQNAAGGRWWYWRRSNESKPSAVSDSQKQSSISTTPTTAEIDLKSSMAVATQTSRSNSLDDCHEDDQSPIIPTMVNKTTKDSGISPGFKAKTEEGYNGSLSSDDSELVMDKSLPVPINPGTANLEESNGDSKVLYFGGEKYRKTLRLSTDRIKGLNLLDGMNEIVFSVTTAYQGTTRCKCYLFKWKHNDKVVISDIDGTITRSDVLGHILPMVGKSWDQIGVAQLFSKIEENGYKMLYLSARAIGQAKTTRGYLQSIRQGDVKLPDGPLLLNPTSLMSAFHREVIEKKPEQFKIACLNDIRELFPEKNPFYAGYGNRINDVWAYRAVGIPTSRIFTINPKGELKHELTQTFQSTYTGQSLVVNDYFPPIELPSPESDYTDYDEDDDDFEEQLVFNFESSAEDQILQYPNPPQQNQSMKRSSNSSFAEYQSF, encoded by the exons ATGAACAGTCTAGTTAGTTTGCTCAGTAACTTTAAAGAGTTCTACAGCGAGATCAATGGTGCCACACTAACGGGTGCAATAGATGTGGTTGTGGTAGAACAGCCTGATGGTTCATACCAAAGTTCCCCATTCCACGTGCGGTTTGGTAAATTGGGCGTGTTGCGGAGCCGCGAGAAAGTAGTGGACATTGAACTAAATGGCGAACCAGTAGAACTACAGATGAAGCTAGGTGATTCTGGCGAAGCATTCTTCGTGGAAGAATGTGACGAAGATGATAGCGAAGTGCCCGCGCATATGGCTACCTCACCTATACCAAGCCATTCGTACCTGACCAACTACGATGGAGACGGAGAGTGTAGTGGAGGATCAATGTTCAAAGGAGCAACCGGTACGAATGATTTAGGGGGCTCTGTTGGACCCGTTGAGCCCGGGGAGGGTATGGTAATGATGGTTGGAatagcagcatcaacagcagcagcagcagcagcagcaacagtaattACCGAGTCGAACGTCGCTGCTCTAGCAGAAGCGGAAGAACCGATGCTCCGACCGAGGCGTAATTCGGTGGATCTCTCAAATGAAAACGCCGATCAAGAAAGGGCCAAATTTGAAAACCAAAGATCCGAGTATCGCACTCGCAGACATACAGATAACGTTACTAATCGACCAGATCTCTCCTTAACGAAAAGAGAGTATACCATGCAGAAGCTTCGCCAGGAGTGGGAGgccgcagcagaagcagaacagGAGCAGATCTTTCACATGGAGGGCCTAGATGATGAGGCTAGTTCCGCCGACTGGCGAAACAGTACATTGCTTCCTGCAGCTAATAACGCCCTTGGCGATGGCGTTAGCCGCCAGGATAATCAGCTagatgaaaaacaatttaaacctATCAATGCTCAACCGTCTGTCGCTACGGGGGGCCCAGTAGAAATCACTTCTACTATAAACCCTTCGGCTACTGCTGAAGGTGCGATGGATTCAAAGTCGAAGAAAAAACGCAGGAAGAAGTCgattttgaaaaagaaaaatgctcAAAGGAAAGGATCAATTGGGAGCAGTTCTGGAGGTGGTTCTAATCACTCCGACCAAAACGATGTTACGGAGACCGACAGCCAAACTATTAGCGTCTCACAGGTAACCATTTCGTCAACAAGTAATGGTTCTACACAAGACGTGAACAATGGCACCGCACAATCttcgaaggaagaggaaacgaaCGTATCGTCCAACCCTATcaaggaagggagagaaactCCTGATCCATGTGCTACGGTATTAACAGCTTCGCATCACACAGAGTTGGACATTCACTTTTTCAGTGACACGGACATTGGAACGGGTGTAAGCCCGCAACAATCGCGTCCATCAACACCAATTCAAAGCGATACCGAGTTTGAGATGTCACAACGCGCGAAAACCGAAACGGCAGATGAGCGGTTGTTATATGATTCATGGAAATGGGGCGAGCTACCGACGAAACCCGATGCAAAGACAGGTGATCTGGAAGGAAACACTTCCTCCAGCAAACAAGCTCAGCACAACTCCATGCTGAATGGGCTAATGAGCTTTATGAAgtacaacaacaagaaaaagcGTCAAAGCGTACCGGACGGCCTGTATTTATCGGACCTGGATAAACTGCGCGAGCCAGAGGTAGCCCAGCTTTATTTTCCGCCTCTCTCTATGctaaaacagcaacagcaaaaccgcACTGGTGGAAGCGGAGACGACGAAGATCGAGAGAGTGGCAATGGAACATCAATACCACACAGTCCAACCTCTATGGAAGAAGGTTCGGGCGGAAGCAAGGGTATCGATTCGGATTTCGATGAGCATAACTCACGATCTCGAGAAAATCAGGCTGCACAAGAAGATAGCTTCACCGGAAAAGGCCGTCAGTCGACTGAAACCATCGCCCTATCAATGTGCGGTGGATTGGACAGTACCGCCGGTGGTCCATCCGATGAAGAGTTTGAACGCCATCGTCTGCAATACAGCAATGTTCTCGCTGATCCAAGTGTTTTTGCAGCTCCCGAATTGGTAGTACGTGTGGATGGCAAATACTATAGCTTTGCGGAAGCTTGTCCACGTGTCATGACACTATTGGCATTCCAAAAGACGCTCCCGGATGTGGTGCTTGGAAGTAAGAAGATGGAATCATCGGGGATCTTATCAGATCCTGAGCATAACAATGTCGAGAAGACTCAGACGGTGTCCGAAATTCAGCAACCTACACAGCaaaatgctgctggtggccgctgGTGGTATTGGCGACGGTCTAACGAGTCTAAACCGTCTGCAGTAAGCGATTCTCAAAAACAGTCCTCAATATCTACGACACCCACAACGGCAGAAATCGATTTGAAGTCGTCGATGGCTGTCGCAACGCAAACGTCTCGCTCGAATTCGCTCGACGATTGCCACGAAGATGACCAGAGCCCCATCATACCAACGATGGTTAATAAAACAACTAAAGATTCCGGTATATCTCCTGGGTTTAAAGCAAAAACAGAAGAGGGCTACAATGGATCCCTTTCGTCTGATGATTCTGAGTTGGTCATGGATAAATCACTACCGGTGCCTATCAACCCCGGAACAGCAAACCTTGAAGAAAGCAATGGAGACAGCAAAGTACTATACTTCGGTGGCGAAAAGTATCGCAAAACGCTTCGCTTGTCTACGGACCGCATTAAAGGTCTCAACCTATTGGATGGCATGAATGAGATTGTATTTAGTGTAACTACTGCGTATCAAGGAACTACTCGGTGTAAGTGCTACCTGTTCAAATGGAAACACAATGACAAAGTGGTCATCTCCGATATTGACGGCACGATAACGAG atcGGACGTACTTGGTCATATCCTGCCAATGGTCGGTAAATCGTGGGATCAGATCGGTGTGGCCCAGTTATTCTCTAAAATTGAGGAAAACGGGTACAAAATGCTTTATCTATCAGCACGTGCCATCGGCCAGGCGAAAACTACGCGTGGATATTTGCAATCTATTCGACAGGGCGATGTTAAGTTACCCGATGGTCCGTTGCTTCTTAATCCAACCTCGCTAATGTCCGCATTCCATCGTGAAGTTATCGAAAAGAAGCCAGAACAGTTTAAGATTGCGTGTTTGAATGATATCCGTGAACTATTTCCGGAGAAGAATCCCTTCTATGCTGGTTATGGTAATAGGATTAAT GATGTATGGGCATACAGAGCCGTTGGAATACCGACATCTAGGATTTTCACCATCAACCCCAAAGGCGAACTTAAGCACGAACTCACCCAAACATTCCAATCAAC ATATACTGGCCAATCGTTGGTTGTGAATGACTACTTTCCACCAATCGAACTACCGTCCCCGGAGTCTGACTACACAGActacgatgaggacgatgatgatttcgaGGAACAGTTAGTGTTCAACTTCGAATCGAGTGCCGAGGACCAGATTCTTCAGTACCCCAATCCTCCACAGCAGAATCAATCAATGAAGCGTTCATCCAATTCTAGCTTCGCTGAGTATCAATCCTTCTAA
- the LOC125954900 gene encoding phosphatidate phosphatase LPIN3 isoform X1, with the protein MNSLVSLLSNFKEFYSEINGATLTGAIDVVVVEQPDGSYQSSPFHVRFGKLGVLRSREKVVDIELNGEPVELQMKLGDSGEAFFVEECDEDDSEVPAHMATSPIPSHSYLTNYDGDGECSGGSMFKGATGTNDLGGSVGPVEPGEGMVMMVGIAASTAAAAAAATVITESNVAALAEAEEPMLRPRRNSVDLSNENADQERAKFENQRSEYRTRRHTDNVTNRPDLSLTKREYTMQKLRQEWEAAAEAEQEQIFHMEGLDDEASSADWRNSTLLPAANNALGDGVSRQDNQLDEKQFKPINAQPSVATGGPVEITSTINPSATAEGAMDSKSKKKRRKKSILKKKNAQRKGSIGSSSGGGSNHSDQNDVTETDSQTISVSQVTISSTSNGSTQDVNNGTAQSSKEEETNVSSNPIKEGRETPDPCATVLTASHHTELDIHFFSDTDIGTGVSPQQSRPSTPIQSDTEFEMSQRAKTETADERLLYDSWKWGELPTKPDAKTGDLEGNTSSSKQAQHNSMLNGLMSFMKYNNKKKRQSVPDGLYLSDLDKLREPEVAQLYFPPLSMLKQQQQNRTGGSGDDEDRESGNGTSIPHSPTSMEEGSGGSKGIDSDFDEHNSRSRENQAAQEDSFTGKGRQSTETIALSMCGGLDSTAGGPSDEEFERHRLQYSNVLADPSVFAAPELVVRVDGKYYSFAEACPRVMTLLAFQKTLPDVVLGSKKMESSGILSDPEHNNVEKTQTVSEIQQPTQQNAAGGRWWYWRRSNESKPSAVSDSQKQSSISTTPTTAEIDLKSSMAVATQTSRSNSLDDCHEDDQSPIIPTMVNKTTKDSGISPGFKAKTEEGYNGSLSSDDSELVMDKSLPVPINPGTANLEESNGDSKVLYFGGEKYRKTLRLSTDRIKGLNLLDGMNEIVFSVTTAYQGTTRCKCYLFKWKHNDKVVISDIDGTITRSDVLGHILPMVGKSWDQIGVAQLFSKIEENGYKMLYLSARAIGQAKTTRGYLQSIRQGDVKLPDGPLLLNPTSLMSAFHREVIEKKPEQFKIACLNDIRELFPEKNPFYAGYGNRINDVWAYRAVGIPTSRIFTINPKGELKHELTQTFQSTYANMAYIVDQLYPPIKHIEEEDNEYTSFNYWREPVPEIDFNNTGDSYGNHATALPHSGKVTPTATLVQQALPTIPEN; encoded by the exons ATGAACAGTCTAGTTAGTTTGCTCAGTAACTTTAAAGAGTTCTACAGCGAGATCAATGGTGCCACACTAACGGGTGCAATAGATGTGGTTGTGGTAGAACAGCCTGATGGTTCATACCAAAGTTCCCCATTCCACGTGCGGTTTGGTAAATTGGGCGTGTTGCGGAGCCGCGAGAAAGTAGTGGACATTGAACTAAATGGCGAACCAGTAGAACTACAGATGAAGCTAGGTGATTCTGGCGAAGCATTCTTCGTGGAAGAATGTGACGAAGATGATAGCGAAGTGCCCGCGCATATGGCTACCTCACCTATACCAAGCCATTCGTACCTGACCAACTACGATGGAGACGGAGAGTGTAGTGGAGGATCAATGTTCAAAGGAGCAACCGGTACGAATGATTTAGGGGGCTCTGTTGGACCCGTTGAGCCCGGGGAGGGTATGGTAATGATGGTTGGAatagcagcatcaacagcagcagcagcagcagcagcaacagtaattACCGAGTCGAACGTCGCTGCTCTAGCAGAAGCGGAAGAACCGATGCTCCGACCGAGGCGTAATTCGGTGGATCTCTCAAATGAAAACGCCGATCAAGAAAGGGCCAAATTTGAAAACCAAAGATCCGAGTATCGCACTCGCAGACATACAGATAACGTTACTAATCGACCAGATCTCTCCTTAACGAAAAGAGAGTATACCATGCAGAAGCTTCGCCAGGAGTGGGAGgccgcagcagaagcagaacagGAGCAGATCTTTCACATGGAGGGCCTAGATGATGAGGCTAGTTCCGCCGACTGGCGAAACAGTACATTGCTTCCTGCAGCTAATAACGCCCTTGGCGATGGCGTTAGCCGCCAGGATAATCAGCTagatgaaaaacaatttaaacctATCAATGCTCAACCGTCTGTCGCTACGGGGGGCCCAGTAGAAATCACTTCTACTATAAACCCTTCGGCTACTGCTGAAGGTGCGATGGATTCAAAGTCGAAGAAAAAACGCAGGAAGAAGTCgattttgaaaaagaaaaatgctcAAAGGAAAGGATCAATTGGGAGCAGTTCTGGAGGTGGTTCTAATCACTCCGACCAAAACGATGTTACGGAGACCGACAGCCAAACTATTAGCGTCTCACAGGTAACCATTTCGTCAACAAGTAATGGTTCTACACAAGACGTGAACAATGGCACCGCACAATCttcgaaggaagaggaaacgaaCGTATCGTCCAACCCTATcaaggaagggagagaaactCCTGATCCATGTGCTACGGTATTAACAGCTTCGCATCACACAGAGTTGGACATTCACTTTTTCAGTGACACGGACATTGGAACGGGTGTAAGCCCGCAACAATCGCGTCCATCAACACCAATTCAAAGCGATACCGAGTTTGAGATGTCACAACGCGCGAAAACCGAAACGGCAGATGAGCGGTTGTTATATGATTCATGGAAATGGGGCGAGCTACCGACGAAACCCGATGCAAAGACAGGTGATCTGGAAGGAAACACTTCCTCCAGCAAACAAGCTCAGCACAACTCCATGCTGAATGGGCTAATGAGCTTTATGAAgtacaacaacaagaaaaagcGTCAAAGCGTACCGGACGGCCTGTATTTATCGGACCTGGATAAACTGCGCGAGCCAGAGGTAGCCCAGCTTTATTTTCCGCCTCTCTCTATGctaaaacagcaacagcaaaaccgcACTGGTGGAAGCGGAGACGACGAAGATCGAGAGAGTGGCAATGGAACATCAATACCACACAGTCCAACCTCTATGGAAGAAGGTTCGGGCGGAAGCAAGGGTATCGATTCGGATTTCGATGAGCATAACTCACGATCTCGAGAAAATCAGGCTGCACAAGAAGATAGCTTCACCGGAAAAGGCCGTCAGTCGACTGAAACCATCGCCCTATCAATGTGCGGTGGATTGGACAGTACCGCCGGTGGTCCATCCGATGAAGAGTTTGAACGCCATCGTCTGCAATACAGCAATGTTCTCGCTGATCCAAGTGTTTTTGCAGCTCCCGAATTGGTAGTACGTGTGGATGGCAAATACTATAGCTTTGCGGAAGCTTGTCCACGTGTCATGACACTATTGGCATTCCAAAAGACGCTCCCGGATGTGGTGCTTGGAAGTAAGAAGATGGAATCATCGGGGATCTTATCAGATCCTGAGCATAACAATGTCGAGAAGACTCAGACGGTGTCCGAAATTCAGCAACCTACACAGCaaaatgctgctggtggccgctgGTGGTATTGGCGACGGTCTAACGAGTCTAAACCGTCTGCAGTAAGCGATTCTCAAAAACAGTCCTCAATATCTACGACACCCACAACGGCAGAAATCGATTTGAAGTCGTCGATGGCTGTCGCAACGCAAACGTCTCGCTCGAATTCGCTCGACGATTGCCACGAAGATGACCAGAGCCCCATCATACCAACGATGGTTAATAAAACAACTAAAGATTCCGGTATATCTCCTGGGTTTAAAGCAAAAACAGAAGAGGGCTACAATGGATCCCTTTCGTCTGATGATTCTGAGTTGGTCATGGATAAATCACTACCGGTGCCTATCAACCCCGGAACAGCAAACCTTGAAGAAAGCAATGGAGACAGCAAAGTACTATACTTCGGTGGCGAAAAGTATCGCAAAACGCTTCGCTTGTCTACGGACCGCATTAAAGGTCTCAACCTATTGGATGGCATGAATGAGATTGTATTTAGTGTAACTACTGCGTATCAAGGAACTACTCGGTGTAAGTGCTACCTGTTCAAATGGAAACACAATGACAAAGTGGTCATCTCCGATATTGACGGCACGATAACGAG atcGGACGTACTTGGTCATATCCTGCCAATGGTCGGTAAATCGTGGGATCAGATCGGTGTGGCCCAGTTATTCTCTAAAATTGAGGAAAACGGGTACAAAATGCTTTATCTATCAGCACGTGCCATCGGCCAGGCGAAAACTACGCGTGGATATTTGCAATCTATTCGACAGGGCGATGTTAAGTTACCCGATGGTCCGTTGCTTCTTAATCCAACCTCGCTAATGTCCGCATTCCATCGTGAAGTTATCGAAAAGAAGCCAGAACAGTTTAAGATTGCGTGTTTGAATGATATCCGTGAACTATTTCCGGAGAAGAATCCCTTCTATGCTGGTTATGGTAATAGGATTAAT GATGTATGGGCATACAGAGCCGTTGGAATACCGACATCTAGGATTTTCACCATCAACCCCAAAGGCGAACTTAAGCACGAACTCACCCAAACATTCCAATCAAC TTACGCCAATATGGCTTACATTGTCGACCAGCTGTATCCACCGATTAAGCATATTGAAGAGGAAGACAACGAATACACCAGCTTCAACTACTGGCGTGAGCCTGTGCCTGAGATTGATTTCAATAATACTGGAGATTCTTACGGCAATCATGCTACAGCATTGCCACATTCAGGCAAAGTGACGCCAACGGCAACCCTTGTCCAACAAGCATTACCAACAATTCCTGAAAACTGA